A stretch of Lathyrus oleraceus cultivar Zhongwan6 chromosome 6, CAAS_Psat_ZW6_1.0, whole genome shotgun sequence DNA encodes these proteins:
- the LOC127091835 gene encoding probable WRKY transcription factor 50 has product MTERNPVAANSSSPDSDFSNQQWSFELSDYLSFDDIDWQHVDPTTYNHSFVYQPNDVAGGSNNIEGSSTSNHTRDTNTTMSGTALTQGTYWKNEVKERIAFKTMTEIEILDDGYRWRKYGKKMVKNNPNPRNYYRCSVEGCPVKKRVERDNDDSRYVITTYEGMHTHPTSS; this is encoded by the exons ATGACAGAGAGAAATCCAGTAGCAGCAAATTCATCATCACCTGACAGTGATTTTAGCAACCAGCAATGGTCTTTTGAACTCTCTGACTACTTGAGTTTTGATGACATTGATTGGCAACATGTTGATCCCACCACATATAATCACTCTTTTGTTTATCAACCCAATGATGTAGCAGGTGGCAGCAACAACATTGAGGGGTCTTCTACTTCTAATCATACCA GGGATACAAATACTACAATGAGTGGAACAGCCCTAACCCAAGGTACATATTGGAAGAATGAAGTTAAGGAAAGAATTGCATTCAAAACAATGACAGAGATTGAAATACTTGATGATGGTTACAGATGGAGAAAGTATGGAAAGAAAATGGTCAAGAACAACCCTAATCCAAG GAATTATTATAGGTGTTCTGTGGAGGGATGTCCTGTAAAAAAGAGAGTTGAGAGGGATAATGATGATTCAAGATATGTCATAACAACCTATGAAGGCATGCACACACACCCAACTTCTTCATAG
- the LOC127091836 gene encoding probable WRKY transcription factor 50 → MTERNPVAANSSSTDSDFSNQQLSFELSDYLSFDDIDWQHVDPTTYNQSFAYQPNDVAGGSNIEWSSTHTRDTNNINKSGRENIWKNEVKERVAFKTMTEIEILDDGYRWRKYGKKMVKNSPNPRNYYRCSVEGCPVKKRVERDNDDSRYVITTYEGMHTHPTSS, encoded by the exons ATGACAGAGAGAAATCCAGTAGCAGCAAATTCATCATCAACTGACAGTGATTTTAGCAATCAGCAACTGTCTTTCGAACTCTCTGACTACTTGAGTTTCGATGACATTGATTGGCAACATGTTGATCCCACCACATATAATCAATCGTTTGCTTATCAACCCAATGATGTAGCAGGTGGCAGCAACATTgagtggtcttctactcatacCA GAGATACTAATAATATTAATAAGAGTGGAAGAGAGAATATTTGGAAGAATGAAGTTAAGGAAAGAGTTGCATTCAAAACAATGACAGAGATTGAAATACTTGATGATGGTTACAGATGGAGAAAGTATGGAAAGAAAATGGTCAAGAACAGCCCTAATCCAAG GAATTATTATAGGTGTTCTGTGGAGGGATGTCCTGTAAAAAAGAGAGTTGAGAGGGATAATGATGATTCAAGATATGTCATAACAACCTATGAAGGCATGCACACACACCCAACTTCTTCATAG
- the LOC127091834 gene encoding protein PLASTID MOVEMENT IMPAIRED 1-RELATED 1: MMMKPKFEFENESVTDLSNGHEELLNDIEELSKALYSNKAPIKPSIIASVRNNRSKSVEITRIPKPPPNSNPRFVSQDLLMEDKKLSSKWNWKKPLKALTLIGSQKFICRFSLHVHSIEGLPSSFDGVRLSVHWKRKNSILQTCPSRVLNGLAEFDETLIHRCTVHGSRTVSGHSVKYESKCFLIYASVVGEPEHNLGKHQVDLTRLLPRSLEDLWGNQSSGKWSTSFRLTGKALGARINVSFSYQVMKDELMGFGCHNVNVGNVINLKTGPSSADNVVGFSPNNRVIKLRRDQNDAVLSNEAVMNSGSGFSESITFLYQKLDEGNINNSAWADSESSQGSNLYVSDDTDFSTSEQGVGSSEGDSFELDQTGIQIVDMSTVEIINMDEIVKDDDTFVDNNAKCDSLDTVCSRNVDVEDSSKHKFSFSCVDLPCTKVENLVSETSEFLGQEHYLSFKSDYKAHKKSHSLDDIIDTVASDFLKTLTLGSDSFRSSCDGDPLSPREQLLRQFEDEALASGNFTFDFDANEEELGEDTRGHIFGDCATDSDLSLIICAAEEEFERENQSLIQRRKAKILEDLETDSLMQKWGLDERDFENSSRTWSGGFGSPIELSDDEPSILPSIGEGLGSFVQTTSGGFLRSMCPSLFKNVKNCGNLILQASNPVVLPAKMGSDILDILLNMASARVQELCDYITKLMPLQDITGKSIKHIVSDTDTNTEAPGRRGLCEHDLFEEFPNNYLTDKDKCLDSVSLEAIAPMSIDKIEALLIEGLRIQSGMSKEEAPSCIHSTYTEHNEESDNDLDGLMGLSVTLDMWSRLDSGIIQGEHNLERILKILKAHNSKITEFDNEGLRNCPDKTKVDGRKHGYLGNYTTVAFMIQHRDSLRNYEAVGVPMLVLTQVERVLTHTMEKETLQSRFKIKEIHLAGVLTKPGKRQVWGTASQQQSGLRWLLASGMCSNVKHSSSKSKAIIVRSPPLFTNKLMNQDIFWSISCVKDNMDTNTHVRNVDIIFPN; the protein is encoded by the exons ATGATGATGAAACCAAAGTTTGAGTTTGAAAATGAATCTGTGACTGATTTGAGTAATGGTCATGAGGAATTACTGAATGACATTGAAGAATTAAGCAAAGCTCTTTACTCGAATAAAGCCCCTATTAAGCCTTCCATCATCGCTTCGGTTCGTAATAACCGATCCAAATCTGTCGAAATAACCCGAATTCCGAAGCCCCCACCTAACTCAAACCCGAGATTTGTAAGTCAGGATCTGTTGATGGAGGACAAGAAACTGTCTTCAAAATGGAATTGGAAGAAGCCCTTGAAAGCTTTGACACTTATTGGTTCTCAAAAGTTCATTTGTCGATTTAGTCTTCATGTTCACTCAATCGAGGGCCTGCCTTCGAGTTTCGATGGGGTTAGGTTAAGTGTGCATTGGAAAAGGAAAAACAGTATTTTGCAGACCTGTCCATCGAGGGTATTAAATGGTTTGGCAGAGTTCGACGAAACTTTGATACATCGATGTACAGTTCATGGTAGCCGTACAGTGTCTGGTCATTCTGTAAAGTATGAATCCAAGTGTTTCTTGATTTATGCTTCTGTTGTCGGGGAACCTGAACATAACTTAGGGAAACATCAAGTTGATCTTACAAGGCTTTTACCTCGGAGTTTAGAAGATTTATGGGGTAATCAAAGTTCTGGGAAATGGAGTACTAGTTTTAGGTTGACTGGAAAAGCATTAGGAGCTAGAATAAATGTTAGTTTTAGTTATCAAGTTATGAAGGATGAGTTAATGGGATTTGGTTGTCATAATGTGAATGTTGGTAACGTTATTAACTTGAAGACAGGTCCAAGCAGCGCAGACAATGTTGTCGGTTTTAGTCCTAACAATAGGGTTATAAAGCTTCGGAGGGATCAGAATGACGCAGTGTTATCGAACGAAGCAGTGATGAATTCTGGCTCAGGTTTTTCCGAATCAATCACTTTCCTATATCAAAAGCTTGATGAGGGGAACATCAATAATTCAGCATGGGCAGACTCAGAGTCGTCTCAAGGATCAAATCTTTATGTGTCTGATGACACTGATTTTTCCACCAGTGAACAAGGAGTAGGATCATCCGAAGGGGATTCATTTGAACTTGATCAGACAGGAATTCAAATAGTTGATATGTCAACAGTTGAAATCATTAATATGGATGAGATTGTTAAGGACGATGACACTTTTGTTGATAATAACGCAAAATGTGATTCACTTGATACCGTATGTTCTAGGAATGTAGACGTGGAAGATAGCAGCAAGCATAAATTCAGTTTTTCATGTGTCGATCTTCCATGCACGAAGGTTGAGAATTTGGTTTCTGAGACGTCAGAGTTTCTTGGCCAAGAACACTACTTGAGTTTTAAATCAGATTATAAAGCACATAAAAAGTCACATAGTTTGGATGATATCATCGACACTGTCGCAAGTGATTTCTTAAAGACACTGACATTGGGTAGTGATTCATTTCGTTCAAGTTGTGACGGTGATCCCCTGTCTCCTAGAGAGCAACTTTTAAGACAGTTTGAAGACGAGGCTCTAGCTTCAGGTAACTTCACTTTTGATTTCGATGCAAACGAGGAGGAATTGGGGGAAGATACACGTGGACATATTTTTGGGGATTGTGCTACGGATTCTGATTTATCTTTAATTATTTGCGCTGCCGAAGAGGAGTTTGAAAGGGAAAATCAGTCATTAATACAGAGAAGGAAGGCCAAAATTCTTGAAGATCTGGAGACTGATTCATTAATGCAAAAATGGGGTTTAGACGAGAGGGACTTTGAAAATTCTTCAAGAACATGGTCTGGTGGATTTGGAAGTCCAATTGAACTATCTGATGATGAACCATCCATATTACCTTCGATTGGAGAAGGGCTTGGTTCGTTTGTTCAAACTACAAGCGGAGGCTTTTTGAGGTCTATGTGTCCATCCCTCTTCAAAAATGTCAAGAATTGCGGGAACCTCATCCTTCAGGCTTCTAATCCGGTTGTTCTACCTGCGAAAATGGGCAGCGATATATTGGATATACTTCTAAACATGGCATCTGCTAGAGTCCAAGAGCTTTGTGATTATATCACTAAATTAATGCCTTTGCAAGATATCACTGGAAAATCAATTAAGCATATCGTGTCGGACACTGACACCAATACTGAAGCTCCCGGAAG GAGGGGATTGTGTGAGCATGATTTGTTTGAAGAATTTCCAAATAATTATTTAACAGACAAAGACAAGTGCTTGGACTCTGTGTCTCTAGAAGCTATAGCTCCTATGAGTATTGATAAGATTGAAGCCCTTTTAATAGAAGGGTTGAGAATTCAATCTGGTATGTCAAAAGAGGAGGCACCATCATGCATTCATTCCACTTATACAGAACACAATGAAGAAAGCGACAATGATCTTGATGGTTTAATGGGTCTGTCGGTAACATTGGATATGTGGTCGAGACTTGATTCTGGTATCATCCAAGGAGAACATAATTTGGAACGAATTTTGAAGATCCTTAAAGCACACAATTCTAAAATCACAGAATTCGATAATGAAGGGTTGAGAAATTGCCCGGATAAAACGAAAGTAGATGGCAGAAAGCACGGATATTTGGGAAACTACACGACAGTTGCTTTTATGATCCAGCATAGAGATTCTCTTAGAAATTACGAAGCAGTTGGTGTTCCAATGCTGGTTTTAACTCAGGTTGAAAGAGTTCTCACACATACAATGGAGAAAGAAACCCTTCAATCTAGATTCAAAATCAAGGAGATTCATCTTGCAGGAGTCCTTACCAAACCTGGAAAAAGGCAAGTCTGGGGCACGGCGTCCCAGCAACAATCGGGGTTACGATGGTTGCTTGCAAGTGGCATGTGTAGTAATGTCAAACACTCTTCTTCAAAATCAAAGGCGATTATCGTTAGATCACCTCCACTGTTTACAAACAAGCTAATGAATCAGGATATCTTTTGGAGCATTTCATGTGTTAAAGATAACATGGATACCAACACACACGTTAGGAATGTTGATATCATCTTCCCAAATTGA